A window from Carassius gibelio isolate Cgi1373 ecotype wild population from Czech Republic chromosome B3, carGib1.2-hapl.c, whole genome shotgun sequence encodes these proteins:
- the LOC127951990 gene encoding uncharacterized protein LOC127951990 isoform X2, which translates to MRRKTIAKRILYNGYEETPAESGARANHVLSQEPAKRRKWRELNGEDISSRNADYIKFKTKAFEVDKTLGDVTRGADFTMEVLGSLQSRSRAELIAMVLSMQREMDSLREQIRSLTACGKLAQTLEELIEKSDRWLCCSHEAVTPSIPEELERSRPPSHISGRTAECASSEQQGCGQYEVTQTLPQRNGTLPEQEVITADLLERCNTGTTAQKLTNDLLRSLYDRDCLASHSISGIINSKRGMPKPALPADEIQAILSTYEGLFVTSTARDSAAVLPRKD; encoded by the exons ATGAGGAGAAAAACAATAGCAAAGCGCATCCTGTACAATGGATACGAAGAGACACCCGCAGAATCCGGCGCCAGGGCGAACCACGTCCTCAGT CAAGAGCCGGCGAAGAGGAGAAAATGGAGAGAACTGAATGGAGAGGACATCTCATCTCGCAATGCTGACTATATCAAGTTCAAAACAAAG GCTTTTGAGGTTGACAAGACTCTTGGAGATGTAACAAGGGGTGCAGATTTTACTATGGAG GTGCTTGGAAGCCTCCAATCACGTTCAAGGGCGGAGCTTATCGCCATGGTGTTGAGTATGCAGAGGGAGATGGACAGCCTTCGAGAGCAAATCAGAAGTCTTACAG CTTGTGGGAAGTTGGCTCAGACGCTTGAAGAGCTGATCGAGAAGAGTGATAGATGGCTGTGCTGCAGCCACGAAGCTGTAACTCCCAGCATTCCAGAGGAGCTGGAGAGAAGCAGGCCACCCAGTCACATTAGTGGAAGAACAGCTGAATGTGCAAGTTCAGAGCAGCAGGGGTGTGGTCAGTATGAGGTCACACAAACACTGCCTCAACGGAATGGAACGCTTCCCGAACAAGAA GTTATTACTGCTGATCTCCTGGAGCGCTGCAACACAGGGACCACCGCTCAGAAACTCACCAATGACCTGCTGCGCAGCCTCTACGACAGAGACTGCCTGGCCTCTCACTCCATCTCAGGCATCATCAACAGCAAGAGAGGGATGCCTAAGCCAGCTCTTCCGGCAGATGAGATCCAGGCCATTCTGAGTACGTATGAGGGACTGTTTGTAACAAGTACTGCACG GGACAGTGCAGCGGTTCTTCCCCGGAAAGACTGA
- the LOC127951990 gene encoding uncharacterized protein LOC127951990 isoform X1, with protein sequence MRRKTIAKRILYNGYEETPAESGARANHVLSQEPAKRRKWRELNGEDISSRNADYIKFKTKAFEVDKTLGDVTRGADFTMEVLGSLQSRSRAELIAMVLSMQREMDSLREQIRSLTACGKLAQTLEELIEKSDRWLCCSHEAVTPSIPEELERSRPPSHISGRTAECASSEQQGCGQYEVTQTLPQRNGTLPEQEVITADLLERCNTGTTAQKLTNDLLRSLYDRDCLASHSISGIINSKRGMPKPALPADEIQAILRTVQRFFPGKTDSEIKGYIRQKLQNEAKRLRKRPHPADDPVVGSFETVKAMFEH encoded by the exons ATGAGGAGAAAAACAATAGCAAAGCGCATCCTGTACAATGGATACGAAGAGACACCCGCAGAATCCGGCGCCAGGGCGAACCACGTCCTCAGT CAAGAGCCGGCGAAGAGGAGAAAATGGAGAGAACTGAATGGAGAGGACATCTCATCTCGCAATGCTGACTATATCAAGTTCAAAACAAAG GCTTTTGAGGTTGACAAGACTCTTGGAGATGTAACAAGGGGTGCAGATTTTACTATGGAG GTGCTTGGAAGCCTCCAATCACGTTCAAGGGCGGAGCTTATCGCCATGGTGTTGAGTATGCAGAGGGAGATGGACAGCCTTCGAGAGCAAATCAGAAGTCTTACAG CTTGTGGGAAGTTGGCTCAGACGCTTGAAGAGCTGATCGAGAAGAGTGATAGATGGCTGTGCTGCAGCCACGAAGCTGTAACTCCCAGCATTCCAGAGGAGCTGGAGAGAAGCAGGCCACCCAGTCACATTAGTGGAAGAACAGCTGAATGTGCAAGTTCAGAGCAGCAGGGGTGTGGTCAGTATGAGGTCACACAAACACTGCCTCAACGGAATGGAACGCTTCCCGAACAAGAA GTTATTACTGCTGATCTCCTGGAGCGCTGCAACACAGGGACCACCGCTCAGAAACTCACCAATGACCTGCTGCGCAGCCTCTACGACAGAGACTGCCTGGCCTCTCACTCCATCTCAGGCATCATCAACAGCAAGAGAGGGATGCCTAAGCCAGCTCTTCCGGCAGATGAGATCCAGGCCATTCTGA GGACAGTGCAGCGGTTCTTCCCCGGAAAGACTGATTCGGAAATAAAGGGCTACATACGACAGAAGCTTCAGAATGAGGCCAAGAGGCTTCGGAAAAGACCACACCCAGCTGATGATCCAGTGGTGGGCTCATTTGAGACCGTGAAAGCAATGTTTGAGCATTGA